Below is a window of Leishmania panamensis strain MHOM/PA/94/PSC-1 chromosome 30 sequence DNA.
gGCATAGCAGTCTAACAAGCGTACATCTCGAAACATGGCAGACGGTTTGCTCCTGAACAGTAGAGAAGCGGACGTCACACCCGTCTCGCGAGCACCAACCCTTCTCCGTTCGCGCGCCTCACCGTATCCCAatccccgccccgccccgccccgtCTTCAAAACCGGAGGGACTCGAGGTCTTCGATGGTCATGTCGGAGAGCTCAACGTGATGTTCGAGCAGACGCTGACATACGCGCTTCGGTCCATGCAGTTTGCACAAGTGGCCAAAGGCATCACGGGCTGAAGAGGCGATCTTGCCAATGTCAACTAGATGCCCTACGCACCGTTCGACGTAAGACCAATCCCCCATCTCCACCGCGTACGCCAGCAACGGGGAGACGACATCGGCGTCCCCCAAGACCCGGGCGTGCTCGAGATGTTCGGAGAGTGTCTGCAAGCTGCAGCCGTCCTTTAGGATGAAAGGAAGCGCTTTGTTGTAGGGCACAGCGTTCTTTGGACAAAGCGAGATCAtcctcagcacctcctcccagGTGCATTGAGCTATGAGCGGCCACAGACTGTTCAGGTCAGAACGGGTAACACGTGCGTGGCTGAGCATCTCCGCTGCCACGTCGGGCCGCTTCTCTGCGAGGGCGGCATGAAGGAGACTACATCGGCTGACAGTGGAGAAAGGCAAGTCGTCCACAAGGCGCGTGTGCCACTCcttccccgcccccttcagcagcacagcacacgccTCCGCCATGCCGATCTGCTGGGTGGTACCACTCACGCTGGCCCCTGATAGAGCATCGCTGATCATCTTACCATCGCCCTTGTTAAGCGCTTCCCAAAACAGAGAccactccacctcctcagACTTGCGGCGCTGTAAGCTGGCGGAAAGGCGCAGCTTCTCATTAAAGCGTGCCTTCACATCctcgacgccgacgccggtGTAATGCATGACGGCCTTTAAGAGGTCAAACGTGTCTGCGGGTGGGGTGTGGTATGGGTGGCGCTGATAAATTTGAAGAGCACGCAGCCAGTTGCCAGACTCGAGGGAAGCGTGGAAGGactgtggcagcggcgccgccttccATATTCTCTCCTGGCCTCGCATAAGTAGATGAAGAAGCGCCGCCAAAAATgtgcgagagaagcagccgAAGAAGATAAATGCAGGATAACGAGACAGTGTGGAGGCAAACACGCACCCACAGCTGCGTACGCACCTGCCTGCGGAGACGTGTGCAACGTGTGCCTttcacccactcacccacagagagagagagagagagagaaaggagggcTGAAAGCGTAGGGAGCCGCGCTTCCCTTTGGGGGCACAGACCAAgctttgctgttgtggctCGCGTTGCGCTCTTGTTGCTGGAAAAACCGACGTGTGTGGCGCACGTGTCGCGGCGAGGCAGGCGCCAGCAAcggaagcaaaaaaaaaaagaggaaaggagagaggtgtaATAGCCAGCGTGTATGAGAGAGTGACGAAGAATATTCCGCTGCAACCTTATGCCGACACATATGTGTCTGCcagaaaggagaagcgccAAGAGGGGAAGTGCAGCATTGAAGGGGGGGATAGCATCTCGCCAACCGCCACCTGCCCCCCGCTCCCATCTCTTCACAATGCAGTCACCTGCCTCACGTGCATCGTATACGGCGGACCGCGAGACGGATTAAAGAAAGAGTAAGACCCGGCATTGTGAGGCCGTGCGAGTGCGTCAAAAAGCAGCCGGCCTCagcgaggggtgggggacacACGCTTGAGCACGAAGGGCCACGCGGGAatgggaagagaaaaaggtaacgggagagagagtaaGTTGCCGAGACACTCGCTTTTCATGTTGGCCGCACTGGTCCAGGgcgagggaagagagtgggTGGCATTTGCGCTTtcttgtgtgggtgggtgggtgcacTACGTGGAGACGTAAGATGGGGAGAGGAGTCAAAGACGAAATAGCAAACTGAAAGGAAAGTAAAGAGTACAACGACGAGTTGAGCACCATGACCACCATATAGTACATacagggagggaagaaaagcggTCGGAgaaaacacgcacaggcgcacagcTAAAAGAGTTTTGGCTTCGTCTTGTTCTGAACGTGCTCACACCACATCACGAACCACTCAGCAAAGATCGGTATACAAGCACACTTCACCTATACCTCTGGGTTGCACTGCAGTCATACCCGGGTCGTCTAGGACAAACCATTCTGCCATCGAGTCGCGCCATGCGCCCAGCAGGCTTCTTCGATCCTTCCCCGTCCCTTCTTCGCACATATGCTGTGCAATTGACGTCAGACAAATctggcagcaccgcacaccTCGATCCAAGCGGATCGCGATCAGGGTCCTGTTCaagggcggaggcggcggcgcctaTTGTGCAGGTTACAGGGGATGTCGCCCTGGCGCTGGAGACAGGTGAACTGGTCCGTAGTCAATACCGCGGTCACCAGTGCCTTTGCTATTTCCGATTCAGAAAGCCTGTCGGCTTTGTCGTTGTGTCCCAGTTCACAATGACCAAAGACAAACTGAATCGAGAGGCACAGGCGGGGCGTCAGTAATGCCAGGATTGGTGCCTCCATACGTCGCAACACACAAGGGAGAAAGCAAcctacaaaaaaaaacactaCACACTTCAACGAAGGTGCATTGGTAACAAGTCTACGGGGGCTGCACCGCAACAACGGCAAGaacgacaacagcagcagcactgtatGTACATGTGAAATGGGACTATCTGCTGCCCATACTTTACTCATTCTCACATCCCACCTCACCTTCATGCTTCTTCATAGCGAcacaagaggagaaaaaagggggggggaagagcaaaCCAGAGCGGGGCTGGACAAGTCCAGCAGCAGACGACTACGACGATGACACAGACACAAAAAGCTTAGACATATCCGTTAGCTTTCCCGAagtgcagcgctggcagtTTTGATCTGAGGCAAAAACTGAATCTTCTCCTCGTCCCGCATGGCGCGCACAGGGGCATAGGAGCCTAGCTTGGGTAGATGCTCTGCCAAGAGCTGGGCGCGAGCACGTCGGATGTACTCTTGGAtctgctcctctcgcttgcggtcctgctcctccactTTTCGTTCTAGCTCTTTCTCCTGCTCCTTGAGGAGCCGGCGTTCCTCCAGGCGCTGTTGCACCTCGGCGATGTGCTGCCGCTTGAGCTGTGCTTGCTTTTGGCGGTTGAGCTGTTGCATCTTCGCCTCGGAAGCCAACTGTTCCATTGCCAACTGCCGGAAGCGCATCTCATCGGCCAGCTGTGCCTCCTTGGCAAGACGGCGCTGATCAATGAGCTGCTGGTTTTCGCGTGTCACGGCGGCTGCCATGCGTTCTCGActcgccttctctgccgcGATAAGCATCTGCTCCTTGGTgagtcgctcctcctcgtagTACTCCTGAAGCAGCATCTCCAGCTCACGCTTCTtggtctcctcctcgacgatGCGGCGGCCCTGCTCTTCCAAAACGCGGGCCTTGACAGCGTCCCGCTCGCGCGCCACCTTGGCGTCCATCTCGCGTCTACGAGCCTGCTCATCGAGGTACGCGCGAAtcgctgcctcttctttgGCCTCACGATCCTGCTCCGCCTTCTTCATAGCAgcgcggaggcggcagaaCTCATCCTGCTCCTCCATAAGCTGACGCTGCCGGTCTCGACGAGCGAGGGTTTCGAGAAAGTCCTGCTCTTGCACTCGAGCCACTACGGCGTCTACGGCGATGCGTTCCTGTTCGCGCTGCTTCGCTTCCTCCGTGGCGGCCAAGCGATGCTGGCGGATTATCTCTAGCTGCGCTGCCTGATGGCGTCGGAAGCGCTCCATGTCCTCTTgacgcttcttctcctcttccactttGGCAAGTCGATCCTTCTCCGCGAGATACTCCATGTACCTCCGTtgttcctccgcctccaacgccttggcggcggtgcggtcCGTCACCTGCTCTGCACGACTCTTACGGAGATAGGCGTACTTTAGCTGGGCCTCTAGCGACCGTACCTCCGGGTAGTCACGTaccagctgcagcatcttCGCATCCTTGACCtcgagccgctgctgttcagCCAGCTCCGCAGCCAGGGCCTCGTCGGTGGCAGCCGCCTTCAGCTTGGCCGATCGCATGGCAGCAaagttctcctcctctttctgtcgAGCAAGCTCCGCCTGCATCGCTTTGTAGCGGTTTacgcggcgcagccgctccgctCGTGACTCGCTAGAGCTCATTCTGAGTCACTATACGCTTCTTCTGTTGGAGAGGTGCACCAGGCCAGGCGGATACGTTCCACGTGTCTGGATCGAGGAAAAGAGATTGAAAAGTGTATATGagcagggggagagaaatAGTGCAATCGTACTGAAAACTTTGCTTGATTCTTCTATGCTGGTAGcggggggaggtgggggcgCACGTTGAAAACAAAAGGGCCCGTTAAAGCTTCCGTGCGTACTGCGGTTGTCCTCTGTACGTCTCTCCGCCCGTGGCCATGGCAGAAGGAAACAGCCAAGAGGGAACCGTGGGAGAACGAATCGGGGGTGTTGATGAACCACGTGTTCACGCTCTGGAAATACTTAAAAAAGGTACAGAAAGGCCGTAGAGTGGAAACAGAATTAGAAAGCGTGATTCAATGCGAGACACATACAAACGCTTCGGATACCCTTTCTTTCTCAAAAATGAGGTCGTTGTGTACACAGCGCAACAGACACGCTGAATCCGCTTAGCAGGTTGCCCATAAGTAAtgagcgtcgctgccgcctcgatAGGCACACACTGCCGGCGTAGCAGCGCGCAGTGAACAATAGAAAGCGCAGGAAGGAAAGTCACCAGAATGCGCAGCGGTTGTAGTTGTTATTTTCGGCTTGTCAATTCATTCATACACAGTGGTTCAAACGCCCACTCCAGTCCGGCCTGTCAGAGGCCCATCGCGGGGCGCGAGTCAGTCGTAcacacgcgctacagcagtgcgccgacgcAGTCATCTCAGCACGGCCCCGGTGCCTCCCTCGCAGCGGCTcagtcccccaccccaccccagtgggcagtgaggcacggggggagggatacGCTCGAGCCACGCTCACACGGTGCCCCTCGCATGGGTGCCCCCCAAGCgtgttcgctgccgcaggtctcTTCGACGcatcgccatccacgacctgcccaccggcatcagcagcggtgaagcTCTCtgcccttcccccacccacccccacggACTAGGAgcctgaccctgtcaccaccagaggtggctcggcatGCAGCAGGGATAGGGGCTGCGGGGCCTCCCCAGAGACAGTGGGGCACTGGACCCTGGCATACCTCGCTGAGGTATGCCCCCTGACAGCAGGGAGCGTGCAGCGATGGAGGAAACACAAAAATGTTAGCAGCTAAAAATAGCCAAGTACGTTGGGcgtgaaagaaaaaggacCCGGAGACGGAGGAAGAGCCTGTAGCCAGTGAGGAGAAATGCCGTAACATGATAAGAAAGAGACAGGACTTACAGACGAGCCAATGTATTAGCCGTCACAGGCACGGCCTCCGGCACAACCTGACGAAGAAGTGAAGAAGTCGAATGGGAAACACATAAGTACACATCGGTTGTCCAACGATGAGCGCTGCTCATAGAGTCCATGTTCCAACTCCCACCTCTGCAgcccactgcagcaccggaCGATGGTGAACATGGGACACAATAGTGGCCATAGAAGCTCCCAAGCCCCTCTCACACCGACACAAAGTTTCTGTTCGCTCTCAGGACTCTACTACTCACACATCGACAGTAAGCAAGTAGCGTTCGCCTGTTTTCTCCTTGTTTCGTTGTGTTTATGTATAtatgtgggggaggggggtatgtatgtgtgtgggggtgtgttTGGGGGTGTGCGAATGAATGATGCCTTATATCCTTCCCGTTTTCACATTTTGTAAGAACTGTAGGCGGTGAGCGTTCAACGAGCaaatgagaaaaaaaaaataaaggaTAAGGAAGTCAGggatgaaagagaggagtAGTGATAGTAGGGATGAAGgcaaagcacacgcacaaaacaGAAATGTGGAGAAGATGAAAACGCGGTCATAAAGCGCAAACAAAAGcttgaaaagaaaaagacatgatggcggtgggaggagaggggccctgggggaggagggcacaCTCAAGCAGATGCGAGAAAGGGAGTGGGGAACGGCAGTAGACCTGAATGTGGCGTTCTAGGAGCGTGACGATAGGCAAGACGCCGAGTTTTTGgcacccatacacgcacgccaaCACAAACGCATCTACTTTTAGTTGCAGGCATGGTGTATTTCTTCCTGTGCAATTCGGTCGAAAGCAAATGAGAAAAGACGGTGTTGTGAGCTACAGGAACACAGAGAgctggcacgcacacagcgacCACAAATGCGAGCAGGCATACGGAGACACACAGGAAAAAGTGTCGCAGATATACACAGATagaaacagaggaggagcgactgCTTTTCGACAGCGGCAACACCAAAAAGTGAAGGAATGAAGCAAAAGCAAATTCAAAGGCCAAGATAGAGTTCTGGGTAGTCACAGACCACACTCGACAAGCCCACACCCACCTCAAACCACGcagcgcatacacacacacatttcccttccctcccccctccgcactT
It encodes the following:
- a CDS encoding hypothetical protein (TriTrypDB/GeneDB-style sysID: LpmP.30.3120), producing MRGQERIWKAAPLPQSFHASLESGNWLRALQIYQRHPYHTPPADTFDLLKAVMHYTGVGVEDVKARFNEKLRLSASLQRRKSEEVEWSLFWEALNKGDGKMISDALSGASVSGTTQQIGMAEACAVLLKGAGKEWHTRLVDDLPFSTVSRCSLLHAALAEKRPDVAAEMLSHARVTRSDLNSLWPLIAQCTWEEVLRMISLCPKNAVPYNKALPFILKDGCSLQTLSEHLEHARVLGDADVVSPLLAYAVEMGDWSYVERCVGHLVDIGKIASSARDAFGHLCKLHGPKRVCQRLLEHHVELSDMTIEDLESLRF
- a CDS encoding hypothetical protein (TriTrypDB/GeneDB-style sysID: LpmP.30.3130); protein product: MRSAKLKAAATDEALAAELAEQQRLEVKDAKMLQLVRDYPEVRSLEAQLKYAYLRKSRAEQVTDRTAAKALEAEEQRRYMEYLAEKDRLAKVEEEKKRQEDMERFRRHQAAQLEIIRQHRLAATEEAKQREQERIAVDAVVARVQEQDFLETLARRDRQRQLMEEQDEFCRLRAAMKKAEQDREAKEEAAIRAYLDEQARRREMDAKVARERDAVKARVLEEQGRRIVEEETKKRELEMLLQEYYEEERLTKEQMLIAAEKASRERMAAAVTRENQQLIDQRRLAKEAQLADEMRFRQLAMEQLASEAKMQQLNRQKQAQLKRQHIAEVQQRLEERRLLKEQEKELERKVEEQDRKREEQIQEYIRRARAQLLAEHLPKLGSYAPVRAMRDEEKIQFLPQIKTASAALRES